The Bacillota bacterium genome window below encodes:
- a CDS encoding VanW family protein — protein MNSGLFSNRRHVAVALLLVLAFLAGVGWSAKGIVPGLLDGGQICRGVSVGGVDVGGMTVSEARELLLPHVTAYENDPITLVLDGETWRVSPSQLGTSVEFEAALGAAYHVGRTGSLLSKLRQRAQVGRTGLDIPWTVVVDEERLRDLVFNMAQVATVEPRDAKLVITEDDRVVIEPSEAGRRLLPDELISALRSATLSGGNRKIDLPVEPVPPAVTTAQLEARGIRRRISQYSTKFNATNTNRTQNIRLGAKILDGVVLAPGEILSFNDVVGPRTPERGFLEADVIFNAELVPGIGGGICQVSTTLYNAALLANMQAVSRVNHSLPSTYVPLGRDATVSYGTIDLKIKNTTPHHVLLRASVNDDTLTFKVYGDLPEDLSVSIETEILEKIEPGVIERVDPESPAGTRVVAEKGSPGYRVAVWRVVRLAGNEVHRELLSRDRYKPQPTVIKVGTAPALPAYPANRP, from the coding sequence ATGAACAGCGGTCTGTTCTCCAATCGCCGCCATGTTGCAGTTGCACTCCTCCTGGTCCTGGCGTTTCTCGCCGGAGTCGGCTGGAGCGCAAAGGGCATTGTCCCTGGGCTTCTGGACGGCGGTCAAATATGCCGCGGGGTCAGCGTGGGCGGGGTCGACGTCGGCGGGATGACCGTCTCCGAAGCGCGCGAACTCCTTCTGCCTCATGTGACTGCCTACGAGAACGACCCGATTACTCTGGTGCTCGACGGGGAAACCTGGCGCGTCAGTCCCTCTCAACTCGGGACTTCGGTGGAGTTCGAGGCGGCTCTCGGTGCTGCTTACCACGTTGGCCGCACCGGCTCACTGCTGAGCAAGTTGAGACAGCGAGCACAGGTTGGAAGGACGGGTCTCGACATTCCCTGGACCGTGGTGGTGGACGAAGAGAGACTTCGCGACCTGGTCTTCAACATGGCGCAAGTGGCCACGGTGGAACCGCGTGATGCGAAGTTGGTCATCACTGAAGACGATAGAGTTGTGATTGAGCCGTCTGAGGCAGGACGACGGCTCCTGCCGGATGAGCTCATTTCCGCTCTGAGGAGTGCCACGTTGAGCGGTGGGAACAGGAAGATTGACCTTCCTGTGGAACCCGTACCCCCAGCCGTCACTACCGCACAATTGGAGGCACGAGGGATTCGCCGGCGAATTTCTCAGTACAGTACTAAGTTCAACGCTACCAACACCAACAGGACTCAGAACATACGCCTTGGTGCGAAGATACTGGACGGAGTCGTCCTTGCTCCAGGTGAAATCCTATCCTTCAACGATGTTGTCGGCCCGAGGACTCCAGAGCGTGGCTTCCTCGAGGCGGACGTCATATTCAACGCCGAACTCGTGCCGGGGATAGGTGGCGGGATATGTCAGGTGTCGACCACCCTCTACAATGCTGCCCTGCTGGCCAACATGCAGGCGGTCTCGAGAGTCAACCACTCGCTGCCCAGCACGTACGTCCCTCTCGGCAGGGACGCGACGGTCTCTTACGGGACTATCGACCTCAAGATCAAGAACACTACTCCCCATCATGTGCTATTGCGAGCGAGCGTCAATGATGATACGCTAACGTTCAAAGTATATGGAGACCTGCCAGAGGACCTCAGTGTCAGCATCGAGACTGAGATCCTAGAGAAAATCGAGCCCGGCGTGATTGAGCGGGTAGACCCCGAGAGTCCGGCCGGCACCAGGGTTGTAGCCGAAAAAGGATCCCCAGGCTATCGCGTGGCGGTTTGGCGCGTGGTGAGGCTGGCGGGCAATGAGGTCCACCGGGAACTACTGTCACGTGACCGGTACAAGCCGCAACCCACTGTGATCAAGGTGGGAACAGCTCCAGCCCTGCCTGCGTATCCGGCTAACCGCCCCTAG
- a CDS encoding branched-chain amino acid transaminase, producing MSGTPTAFFEGKMVPLADAKLSIMTHAFLYGTACFEGIRGYWSDEEQQLFIFRLREHYERLSNSCRITRIGLKHSVDELCSITLEMCRQCGHKEDIYIRPVAYKSGRGVGVKLTGIPDDFLVFAVPFGLYVDVSKGLKVCVSSWTHVEDNAIPMRAKINGAYMNAALAKSEALDDGYDEAIFLSRDGHVSEGSAENLFIVRNGKLITPSVTEHILEGITRATLMELATNELGIGVVERRIDRSELYVADECFICGTGAQVAPITEVDHRPVGDGKVGPITSKLQQLYFDVVRGKVDKYRKWCAPVY from the coding sequence ATGTCGGGAACCCCTACGGCTTTCTTCGAGGGCAAGATGGTACCCCTTGCGGACGCTAAGCTCAGCATCATGACCCACGCATTCCTCTACGGGACTGCGTGCTTTGAGGGCATACGCGGCTACTGGTCAGATGAGGAGCAACAGCTGTTCATCTTCAGGTTGCGGGAGCACTACGAGAGGCTCTCGAACTCATGTAGGATAACGAGGATCGGTCTCAAACACAGTGTGGACGAACTGTGCAGCATCACTCTGGAGATGTGCAGACAGTGCGGCCATAAGGAAGACATATACATACGGCCGGTGGCGTACAAGAGCGGACGGGGTGTCGGGGTGAAACTCACAGGCATTCCCGATGATTTCCTCGTGTTTGCTGTACCGTTCGGTCTTTATGTTGACGTATCGAAAGGTCTCAAGGTATGCGTGAGTTCTTGGACTCATGTTGAGGATAACGCCATACCGATGAGGGCTAAGATAAACGGCGCCTACATGAATGCCGCTCTGGCGAAGAGCGAGGCTCTCGATGATGGGTATGACGAGGCGATCTTCCTCAGCAGGGACGGTCACGTCTCGGAGGGCAGTGCTGAGAACCTCTTCATAGTCAGAAACGGAAAACTCATAACTCCATCGGTAACCGAACACATCCTCGAAGGGATAACGAGGGCTACCCTCATGGAGCTAGCCACGAACGAGTTGGGTATCGGCGTAGTCGAAAGACGGATCGACAGGTCCGAATTGTACGTAGCTGATGAGTGCTTTATATGCGGAACCGGAGCTCAGGTGGCGCCCATCACGGAAGTGGACCACCGGCCAGTCGGTGACGGGAAGGTAGGGCCCATCACTTCGAAACTGCAGCAACTCTACTTCGATGTCGTTCGAGGCAAGGTAGACAAGTATCGCAAGTGGTGTGCCCCGGTCTACTGA
- a CDS encoding AtpZ/AtpI family protein — protein MVYIGYFGAAVEFATFIAMGFVTGAYIDSTCGTSPWMSVVGFFLGAAAGVFSVGKTVREMSRRSRVGDQSRLRRVSEGGMSMVRFIRQPVGVEADADTGQPLSFTWKGSTYRVTEVKRTWKDGTVRQIGAPKFGAKSKDWWNEQGKVNYRVKTEDGHLFDLQFDSRKSEWVLEKTLDL, from the coding sequence ATGGTCTATATCGGGTATTTCGGCGCGGCGGTTGAATTTGCGACCTTCATCGCCATGGGGTTCGTTACAGGCGCGTACATAGACTCGACCTGCGGCACGAGTCCCTGGATGTCCGTCGTCGGGTTTTTTCTGGGCGCTGCCGCGGGCGTGTTCAGTGTGGGGAAAACCGTTCGCGAAATGAGTCGTCGGAGCCGGGTCGGAGATCAGAGCCGGCTCCGCCGTGTCTCCGAAGGGGGTATGAGCATGGTCAGGTTCATAAGACAACCGGTCGGCGTCGAGGCGGATGCCGACACGGGACAGCCACTGTCCTTCACATGGAAAGGTTCAACCTACCGAGTGACGGAAGTCAAAAGAACCTGGAAAGACGGCACTGTCCGGCAGATCGGTGCACCCAAGTTCGGCGCGAAGAGCAAGGACTGGTGGAACGAGCAGGGCAAAGTGAACTACAGGGTCAAGACTGAGGACGGGCACCTGTTCGACCTGCAGTTCGATTCCAGGAAATCTGAATGGGTACTAGAGAAGACCTTGGACTTGTAG
- a CDS encoding chromate transporter → MVDRRGWISREDFIDLLAITQTAPGPLAVNTSIYVGYVLRGITGALVSAGGCILPSIVAILVVAALFTQISSLHLIHAAFRGIRPAVVILIVSAALRIGKVSVRSLPQFGIAAAAAILVAFFRVSPALVIVIAALAGLVNDGGGKT, encoded by the coding sequence ATAGTTGACAGGAGAGGGTGGATCTCCCGAGAAGACTTCATCGACCTCTTGGCGATCACTCAGACTGCCCCAGGCCCTCTGGCCGTGAACACTTCCATCTACGTGGGGTATGTCCTACGGGGTATCACTGGGGCTTTGGTCTCGGCTGGAGGCTGCATTCTGCCTTCGATTGTAGCGATCCTGGTTGTCGCTGCCTTGTTCACCCAGATCTCGTCCCTGCATTTGATCCACGCAGCCTTCAGAGGGATCCGGCCCGCTGTGGTGATACTGATTGTCTCCGCAGCCCTCCGCATCGGGAAAGTGTCAGTTCGCTCACTGCCGCAGTTCGGAATCGCCGCGGCGGCAGCGATCCTTGTGGCATTCTTCAGGGTTAGTCCGGCATTGGTGATTGTCATCGCCGCTCTCGCCGGCCTTGTGAATGATGGGGGAGGCAAGACTTGA
- a CDS encoding chromate transporter, translating to MLLDLFFSFAKIGLFTFGGGYAMLPLIEREVIHGRGWVTLAEFVDIVAIAEVTPGPIAVNSATFVGYRLAGVWGGVVSTLGVITPSVVIVLLLAVLASRFAESTALRRIKGGMRPAVAGLIAAAAFSVARVSLTDWKTAFVAGIAAAMIFWLRIHPMFVLAISGLVGGIIFF from the coding sequence ATGCTGCTTGATCTGTTTTTTAGCTTCGCCAAAATCGGACTGTTCACGTTCGGGGGCGGGTACGCGATGCTTCCGCTGATCGAGCGGGAGGTTATCCACGGGCGAGGATGGGTGACCCTGGCGGAATTCGTCGATATCGTCGCTATAGCCGAGGTCACCCCGGGTCCGATCGCAGTCAACAGTGCTACTTTCGTCGGATATCGTCTCGCAGGTGTCTGGGGCGGGGTGGTCTCTACTCTCGGCGTGATCACGCCATCCGTTGTGATCGTTCTCCTCCTCGCCGTCCTTGCGAGCCGGTTTGCCGAAAGTACCGCTCTCAGAAGGATAAAGGGCGGCATGAGGCCGGCCGTGGCGGGTCTCATAGCGGCGGCGGCATTCTCAGTGGCCCGAGTCAGCCTGACTGACTGGAAGACTGCCTTCGTGGCAGGCATCGCCGCGGCGATGATCTTCTGGCTTCGGATTCACCCCATGTTTGTGCTGGCCATTTCCGGGCTTGTGGGCGGGATCATCTTCTTCTAG
- a CDS encoding glycogen/starch synthase — MIVSLATFEHLPKRVGGLAEAATSIGEALARENEVMVFMPSHSLHKTEKDLKVKKYGKFGIRSKNGRFDVTIYEMLRNGVRVFLLSDEIMDHPDVYMPREMLTGKLVHFARAFPAAINLILGKEGKKPDVVHVNDWHCVLGGAMAKRYFRIPMVYTIHRICREKIGVSALEEAGVEELIDPECVEEVGGNAQFNLETYGCRVCDYLNTVSFTYLNEEWDALFGHYAGKVTYVWNGMDFTFWDPGKLKEAHKPRTERRRALLAENGLDDGDFYFYVGRFDIEQKGVDHLLAAIELIMTGKVRGADRVIPRLRIVVLGSGDPTLERMAREMEARYPRNVKAVIGYLGREVTREYYGASDFCLVPSNFEPFGLVQLEAMCMGSIPIGTRVGGINDTVIDVDQGKDRATGKLVPPRDPKALAEGMVKMAILATEDAALIEKIRANGRPHVMQHFTWEQAAARYLALYQGKATMKLPFADYGGPI; from the coding sequence ATGATCGTCAGCCTGGCGACTTTCGAGCATCTTCCCAAGCGAGTTGGAGGGCTTGCGGAGGCGGCCACATCGATCGGTGAGGCGCTCGCGCGGGAGAACGAGGTAATGGTCTTCATGCCTTCTCACAGCTTGCACAAGACAGAGAAGGATCTTAAGGTCAAGAAGTATGGCAAGTTCGGAATAAGATCGAAGAACGGACGGTTCGATGTCACCATATACGAGATGTTACGAAACGGGGTACGGGTCTTTCTTCTGAGCGACGAGATCATGGATCACCCAGATGTCTATATGCCCCGGGAGATGTTGACCGGAAAGCTTGTTCATTTTGCCAGGGCCTTTCCCGCTGCCATCAACCTCATACTCGGCAAAGAGGGCAAGAAACCAGATGTAGTGCACGTCAACGACTGGCACTGTGTGCTGGGGGGCGCAATGGCCAAGCGTTACTTCCGGATACCTATGGTATATACGATCCACCGGATCTGCAGGGAGAAGATTGGAGTGTCTGCCCTGGAGGAGGCAGGGGTGGAAGAACTCATCGATCCGGAATGCGTCGAGGAAGTGGGAGGCAACGCCCAGTTCAACCTCGAAACCTACGGATGCCGGGTCTGCGACTACCTGAACACGGTGAGCTTTACTTACCTGAACGAGGAATGGGACGCGCTGTTTGGCCATTACGCAGGGAAGGTCACATATGTGTGGAACGGTATGGATTTCACCTTCTGGGACCCGGGCAAGCTCAAGGAAGCCCACAAGCCTCGGACGGAAAGACGACGGGCGCTCCTCGCTGAGAACGGACTGGACGATGGGGACTTCTACTTCTACGTTGGCCGATTCGACATAGAGCAGAAGGGCGTGGATCACCTGCTCGCTGCGATTGAGTTAATCATGACAGGTAAGGTCCGGGGAGCGGACAGAGTCATTCCGCGGCTGCGAATAGTGGTGCTCGGATCAGGTGACCCCACTCTCGAGAGAATGGCACGAGAGATGGAAGCCAGATATCCCAGGAACGTCAAAGCCGTAATAGGATATCTCGGAAGAGAGGTCACCCGGGAATACTATGGTGCGTCGGACTTCTGCCTGGTGCCTTCCAACTTCGAGCCTTTCGGGCTGGTTCAGCTGGAGGCGATGTGCATGGGCTCGATTCCGATAGGCACCAGAGTAGGAGGCATCAACGATACTGTCATCGATGTCGACCAGGGGAAGGATCGTGCCACCGGTAAACTTGTGCCACCGCGGGATCCAAAGGCCCTCGCCGAGGGCATGGTCAAAATGGCTATCCTGGCCACGGAGGATGCGGCCCTAATCGAGAAGATAAGAGCGAACGGCAGGCCGCACGTCATGCAGCATTTCACCTGGGAGCAAGCTGCGGCCAGATATCTTGCTCTTTACCAGGGTAAGGCCACCATGAAGTTGCCGTTCGCCGACTACGGCGGCCCGATCTAG
- the galT gene encoding galactose-1-phosphate uridylyltransferase, whose product MPEFRRDIVTGKWVIVATERAKRPDKFTEPEKPQKERIKPNCPFCVGNERETPPEVQSVREPSTEPNTPGWRVRTVPNKFPALTPDGNAFEGEVGLYQTMSGVGVHEVIIESPAHDLSPGQLIVDEFEDVLVSYRKRYRALAEDPRLKYVLIFRNHGKQAGASLEHPHSQLIATPILPPVVAEELEGARCYFENTGRCVYCDMIREELRAGTRIVFQNDGFLVFEPFASRTPFETWILPRRHTPSFGDISDGELRHLAEAMHLTLHRIFEALNDPAYNYIIHTAPLRESDGEASYTHWHVEIMPKLTIAAGFEIGTGIFINTATPEDTAMFLREA is encoded by the coding sequence ATGCCCGAATTCAGGCGGGACATCGTCACAGGAAAATGGGTAATAGTGGCTACCGAACGGGCCAAGAGACCGGATAAGTTCACTGAGCCAGAAAAGCCTCAGAAGGAGCGGATCAAACCCAACTGTCCGTTCTGCGTTGGCAACGAACGTGAGACCCCGCCGGAAGTCCAGTCCGTCCGCGAGCCGAGCACCGAGCCGAATACCCCGGGGTGGCGCGTGAGGACGGTCCCCAATAAGTTCCCTGCACTTACCCCAGATGGCAATGCCTTTGAGGGGGAAGTCGGGCTTTACCAGACCATGTCTGGCGTGGGTGTGCACGAAGTCATTATCGAAAGCCCGGCTCACGACCTGAGTCCTGGGCAGCTTATAGTGGACGAGTTCGAGGACGTTCTCGTGTCCTACAGAAAACGATACCGCGCGCTTGCGGAGGACCCAAGGCTCAAGTACGTCCTTATCTTCCGGAATCACGGTAAGCAGGCGGGAGCTTCCCTCGAACACCCCCATTCTCAGCTTATCGCTACCCCCATCCTGCCCCCGGTAGTGGCCGAGGAGTTAGAAGGGGCGAGGTGCTACTTCGAGAACACAGGGCGCTGCGTCTATTGCGATATGATCAGGGAAGAACTCAGAGCGGGCACCAGGATTGTGTTCCAAAACGACGGCTTCCTAGTATTCGAACCGTTCGCCTCCCGGACACCTTTTGAGACTTGGATACTCCCGCGCAGGCATACGCCTTCCTTTGGGGACATCTCCGACGGCGAACTCAGGCACCTTGCCGAGGCAATGCACTTGACCCTTCACCGGATTTTTGAGGCGCTCAACGATCCTGCGTACAACTACATCATCCACACGGCCCCACTCAGGGAGTCTGATGGCGAGGCATCCTATACCCATTGGCATGTGGAAATTATGCCGAAACTGACGATAGCAGCGGGGTTCGAGATAGGGACCGGCATATTCATTAACACCGCTACTCCAGAGGACACCGCCATGTTCCTAAGGGAGGCATAA
- a CDS encoding phage holin family protein yields MNQWIRHLVRLVVSALVLLFISYLIPGFAVLTFTAALIAAVVITVVGYIIEAILGRAVSPYGRGIIGFLVSAAVIYLSRFIVPAMSVTIVGALLAAFVIGLVDMFIPTTLR; encoded by the coding sequence GTGAATCAGTGGATAAGGCATCTGGTTAGGCTCGTAGTATCCGCGTTGGTACTGCTGTTCATCTCGTATCTCATACCGGGCTTCGCCGTCCTTACGTTTACGGCTGCGCTGATCGCTGCCGTAGTGATCACTGTAGTGGGGTACATCATCGAGGCAATCCTCGGACGCGCAGTCTCACCCTATGGCCGTGGGATCATCGGGTTCCTGGTGTCAGCGGCGGTGATCTACCTGAGCCGGTTCATAGTCCCGGCGATGAGTGTAACCATAGTAGGTGCGTTACTGGCCGCATTTGTGATAGGGCTTGTCGACATGTTCATACCCACAACCCTCCGGTAG
- a CDS encoding mechanosensitive ion channel family protein → MSNTPLASFVGEVFAGRIPPETLINLLLRFGSSALNVIIILVLVTIALKVSGRVVDQIFKTRETEQLRLFHDTRRLETLRTLTKSIARYVIYFVGAIMILGEFGVNTSGVLAGAGIAGLALGFGAQNLVRDVISGFFILFEDQYAVGDYVELADISGTVEEMGLRVTRVRDFAGQLHIIPNGSVGRVTNYRGRGMRVMFDVQVSYSTDVDRAIGVLQKLFDEQKEQIGGVVDGPRVLGVQSLGESGVSLRVWALAQPMEQWRIARELNRLIKKTFDENGIEIPFPHRKIIIDQRGDLPGGITS, encoded by the coding sequence GTGAGCAACACACCACTGGCCTCATTTGTTGGGGAAGTCTTTGCGGGCAGGATCCCGCCGGAAACCCTGATCAACCTCCTGCTTCGCTTTGGATCTTCCGCACTCAACGTGATCATAATCCTAGTTCTCGTCACGATTGCGCTCAAAGTGTCCGGGCGCGTGGTCGACCAGATTTTCAAGACGAGAGAGACTGAGCAGTTGAGACTGTTCCACGATACCCGCCGGCTGGAGACTCTGAGGACGCTTACCAAGAGCATCGCCAGGTACGTGATATACTTCGTTGGGGCAATCATGATCCTCGGCGAGTTTGGAGTGAACACCTCAGGGGTCCTTGCGGGCGCTGGAATAGCCGGACTTGCCCTGGGCTTCGGTGCTCAGAACCTCGTCCGGGACGTAATCAGCGGGTTCTTCATTTTGTTCGAGGACCAGTATGCCGTGGGTGATTATGTGGAACTCGCAGACATCTCCGGAACGGTGGAGGAGATGGGCCTCCGAGTCACTCGGGTGAGAGACTTTGCAGGTCAACTTCACATAATTCCGAACGGATCCGTGGGGAGAGTCACCAACTACCGTGGGCGCGGCATGCGCGTGATGTTCGATGTTCAGGTATCCTATTCCACTGATGTGGACCGGGCTATAGGGGTGCTGCAGAAGCTGTTCGATGAGCAAAAGGAGCAGATCGGAGGGGTCGTGGACGGCCCTCGCGTGCTCGGAGTACAAAGCCTCGGTGAGTCTGGCGTTTCCTTGAGGGTGTGGGCCTTGGCTCAGCCCATGGAGCAATGGCGGATCGCCCGGGAGCTGAACCGGCTCATCAAGAAGACGTTTGACGAGAATGGAATAGAGATTCCGTTCCCGCACCGCAAGATCATAATTGACCAGAGAGGAGACCTGCCGGGAGGAATTACTAGCTGA
- a CDS encoding DUF951 domain-containing protein yields the protein MIFSLGDVVRLKKEHPCGSCLWEVMRVGADFRIKCLGCGRVVMLPRPKFEKSVRQIVRSTTEVETDA from the coding sequence ATGATCTTCTCCTTGGGGGACGTGGTTCGATTGAAAAAGGAACACCCGTGTGGGAGCTGTCTGTGGGAAGTGATGCGCGTGGGGGCCGACTTCCGGATCAAGTGCCTCGGATGCGGGCGAGTTGTCATGCTTCCGAGGCCGAAGTTCGAGAAGAGCGTCCGGCAGATAGTACGCTCCACCACCGAGGTGGAGACCGATGCTTAG
- the ychF gene encoding redox-regulated ATPase YchF yields MLSLGIVGLPNAGKSTLFNALTRARAQVASYPFTTIDPNVGVVTVPDSRLSTVAKLAKAERVTPTAVRFVDIAGLVKGASRGEGLGNRFLGHIREVDAIVHVVRCFVNPDVAHVDGDLDPARDVETVNTELILADIDTVSRRMHKTESMLKTGDKKYRAELDILTELEAFLNSGRPAREMELSGDDRAVVDELFLLTMKPVMYVANLPEEAVEKAPQFMRVQGWTDEMPSEESRPAVGGSPLATVAGGTDALVDPGALGPGLGEMLRTLARAIRGAPMVPVCAELERQVGDLSAEEASQYLAAMGLERSALDNVILVGYQLLGLITFFTIKGPETRAWTVSRGTPAPVAAGKIHSDMERGFIKAEVIPWTDLVKEGSFHAAREHGRVRIEGKEYQIQDGDVVLFKFNV; encoded by the coding sequence ATGCTTAGTCTCGGCATCGTGGGTCTTCCGAACGCTGGCAAATCCACGCTCTTCAACGCGTTGACCCGAGCCCGCGCCCAGGTAGCAAGCTACCCATTTACCACCATAGACCCAAACGTCGGTGTTGTGACAGTGCCCGACAGCCGCCTCAGCACCGTAGCCAAGCTCGCAAAGGCGGAGCGAGTGACCCCAACAGCTGTGCGATTTGTCGACATTGCGGGGTTGGTAAAAGGGGCGAGCCGCGGCGAAGGTCTTGGTAACAGGTTCCTTGGACACATACGTGAGGTTGACGCGATTGTCCATGTCGTCCGGTGCTTCGTGAACCCGGATGTGGCACATGTGGATGGAGACCTAGACCCTGCCCGCGATGTCGAGACTGTCAACACCGAGCTGATTCTGGCAGACATCGATACAGTGAGCCGCAGAATGCACAAGACCGAGTCGATGCTGAAGACCGGAGACAAGAAGTATCGCGCGGAGTTGGACATCCTAACAGAGCTGGAGGCCTTCCTCAATTCTGGACGACCCGCGAGAGAGATGGAGTTGTCCGGGGACGATCGGGCCGTCGTGGACGAATTGTTCCTGCTCACCATGAAGCCTGTTATGTATGTGGCGAACCTTCCAGAAGAAGCTGTGGAGAAGGCGCCCCAGTTCATGCGCGTTCAGGGCTGGACCGACGAAATGCCGTCTGAAGAATCGAGGCCGGCTGTGGGAGGAAGTCCGCTGGCGACTGTGGCCGGGGGCACCGACGCCTTGGTTGACCCTGGGGCCTTAGGGCCGGGCCTAGGGGAAATGTTGCGGACCCTGGCGCGGGCAATCCGCGGGGCACCGATGGTTCCTGTCTGCGCAGAGCTTGAAAGGCAGGTGGGGGACCTCTCCGCTGAGGAAGCGTCCCAGTACCTCGCAGCTATGGGCCTTGAGAGATCGGCGCTGGATAACGTGATCCTGGTGGGTTATCAGCTTCTCGGCCTCATCACATTCTTCACCATCAAAGGCCCTGAGACGAGGGCATGGACCGTCAGCCGGGGCACACCTGCTCCTGTGGCAGCGGGGAAGATCCATTCGGACATGGAGAGAGGGTTCATCAAGGCCGAGGTGATTCCCTGGACTGACCTGGTGAAAGAGGGTTCGTTCCACGCCGCCCGCGAGCACGGGCGGGTCCGGATCGAGGGGAAGGAATACCAAATCCAGGACGGCGATGTCGTCCTCTTCAAGTTCAATGTCTGA
- the rpsF gene encoding 30S ribosomal protein S6: MHAYESMFIIGSKIPEDQLDTVIAKFEELITSTGGEIVKTDRLGRRRLAYQIGEDTEGFYVVLYFNAGPDTVAELERVYKITDGIVRYLIIRKDD; encoded by the coding sequence GTGCACGCCTACGAGAGCATGTTCATCATCGGGTCCAAGATTCCAGAGGATCAGCTGGATACGGTCATCGCCAAGTTCGAGGAGCTCATCACGTCCACAGGCGGAGAGATCGTAAAGACCGATCGCCTGGGTAGGCGGAGGCTGGCGTACCAGATTGGGGAGGACACTGAAGGCTTCTATGTTGTCCTCTACTTCAATGCCGGGCCTGATACAGTAGCCGAGCTCGAGCGCGTCTACAAAATCACCGACGGCATCGTACGCTACCTCATCATCCGAAAGGACGACTAG
- the ssb gene encoding single-stranded DNA-binding protein — translation MNRVVLVGRLTRDPELRFTQNGIAVARFTLAVDRPFSNQQGERETDFIDVVVWRKQAENSAEYLKKGHLAAVDGRLQVRSYQTAEGQKRRVWEVVADRVQFLERRSGDAGSRPQSAGYPDTPGPADMLEDEEAATFAEEIDSSDVPF, via the coding sequence ATGAACAGGGTCGTGCTTGTTGGACGCTTGACCCGAGATCCAGAGCTCAGGTTCACACAGAACGGCATCGCTGTCGCCCGGTTCACGCTGGCTGTGGACAGGCCGTTCTCGAACCAACAGGGCGAAAGGGAAACGGACTTCATCGACGTTGTGGTCTGGCGGAAGCAGGCGGAAAACAGCGCCGAGTACCTCAAGAAAGGCCACCTTGCGGCTGTAGACGGAAGGCTACAGGTCCGGTCATACCAGACTGCGGAGGGCCAAAAGCGCCGTGTCTGGGAGGTAGTGGCCGATCGCGTTCAGTTCCTGGAGCGCAGGTCGGGTGATGCTGGATCGCGCCCGCAGTCGGCGGGGTACCCCGATACGCCTGGGCCGGCGGACATGCTCGAAGACGAAGAAGCCGCAACCTTCGCCGAAGAGATCGATAGCTCGGATGTTCCCTTTTAA
- the rpsR gene encoding 30S ribosomal protein S18: MRREKGRKSRRRVCSFCVDKIADVDYKETGRLRRYITERGKIIPRRISGNCAKHQRQLTVAIKRARHVALMPFTSE; the protein is encoded by the coding sequence ATGAGACGTGAGAAGGGACGCAAGTCCCGAAGGCGAGTATGCTCCTTCTGCGTCGACAAGATCGCCGATGTCGACTACAAAGAGACTGGACGGCTCAGAAGGTACATCACCGAGCGTGGCAAGATCATTCCGCGCCGGATCTCCGGCAACTGCGCCAAACATCAGCGCCAGCTCACGGTGGCCATAAAGAGGGCTAGGCACGTTGCCCTGATGCCGTTCACCTCGGAGTAG
- a CDS encoding MazG-like family protein, protein MAYERECDIARNFKTIDWLKAEMLGGVASLHRSLARGDDGPRTTDLANIVIGCYLLGKRLGISFAAIDEQVDNNIQENINNQHEMEKWYGDFSALLNHRKGRRK, encoded by the coding sequence ATGGCTTACGAGCGCGAATGCGACATTGCGCGTAACTTCAAGACGATAGACTGGCTCAAAGCCGAGATGTTGGGAGGAGTCGCCTCGCTCCACCGGTCGTTGGCCCGCGGAGATGACGGGCCGCGAACCACGGACCTGGCGAATATTGTGATCGGGTGCTATCTCCTTGGGAAGCGCCTGGGGATCAGCTTTGCGGCCATCGACGAACAGGTGGACAACAATATTCAGGAAAACATAAACAACCAGCACGAGATGGAGAAATGGTACGGGGATTTCAGTGCACTTTTGAACCACCGAAAGGGGCGCAGAAAGTGA